In a single window of the Gossypium hirsutum isolate 1008001.06 chromosome A13, Gossypium_hirsutum_v2.1, whole genome shotgun sequence genome:
- the LOC107912952 gene encoding tyrosine-protein phosphatase DSP3, which yields MGCIIEEDDGDKVVMEPPPNFSMVEEGIYRSSCPRPCNFSFLETLNLRSIIYLCPEPYPEENLEYIRSHNIRLFQFGIEGKTEPSLATLKDAIRGALKILIDVRNHPVLIHCKRGKHRTGSLVGCLRKLQNWCLSSVFEEYQHFAGIKSRDADMKFIETFDVVCLRQCLHSIIYQYQGYGSKKRRLLYSEDNVQKPRITSI from the exons ATGGGGTGCATTATAGAAGAAGATGATGGAGACAAAGTCGTAATGGAGCCGCCACCTAATTTTTCTATGGTGGAAGAAGGCATTTACAGATCTAGTTGCCCTCGACCCTGCAATTTCTCCTTCTTAGAAACCCTAAATCTTCGATCCATCAT ATATTTGTGCCCGGAGCCCTATCCCGAGGAAAATTTGGAGTATATTCGATCTCATAATATCCGGCTTTTCCAGTTTGGGATTGAAGGGAAAACG GAGCCTTCACTTGCTACTCTCAAGGATGCCATCAGGGGAGCTCTTAAGATCTTAATTG ATGTGAGAAATCATCCAGTTTTGATCCATTGTAAACGCGGAAAG CATCGGACAGGTAGCCTTGTTGGTTGCTTGAGGAAGTTGCAGAATTGGTGCTTATCATCTGTATTTGAGGAGTACCAACATTTTGCCGGCATCAAATCCCGGGATGCTGACATGAAGTTTATTGAAACATTCGATGTGGTATGCCTGAGGCAGTGTCTTCACAGCATCATATATCAATACCAAGGCTATGGTTCAAAAAAGAGGCGCTTACTTTACAGTGAAGACAATGTACAGAAGCCCCGAATAACTTCAATTTAA